The nucleotide window CACTGCGGTTTGCATTCTCGTCGCGAGTCGACCAGCGCGCTTCGACGATAGCGATTCTACGGTTGCCATCATCGTGGGCTGGTCAGTTTTCGCTGCACTATCCGTGCTTACTGCCTTATGGAGTGCGCTCGGAGTGAATCGTGTGTGGGTTTCCTGTCCACTGGCGTTGATGACTTTGATCGCATTCATAGTGGGCAGTCACTCATGGGATTGGAGCAACGATGATCTTAGCTCGTTGCAAATGTTGCTGATCGGCTGGCAGTTCCTGTTCGTGCAATGCACGCTTTTGATCTTTCGCTGTGCCGGCTGGAGGTTTGCAAACGCAGGAGCGATCGACACCGAGGCGGAAAGCGTTCGCACAAGTTGCTCGGTTCGCCATCGTAGCGGCGGCGGTGCGAGGTCGACGCTATAATAGGCCCACGATCCATTCCGTGCTCATGCGAACCCGTTGATAATAAACGCTTGGAAACAACCATTAGCCACTACTTTTGAAGATGTACCGCCACCAAAAAATCGTGCTCTTGGCGATCATTCTCACGGCGGCCATTGACGTGTCTCCATCCTGTGCCGAGGACTGGCCGGGGTGGCGCGGACCCCGCGGCGACGGCTCCAGCCTTGAAACGAATGTACCCACCCATTGGAACGCCACCGAGAACATCGCCTGGAAGGTGCCCCTCCCTGGCACGGGGCACGCTTCGCCTGTCATCTGGCAAGATCGTTTGTTTCTCGTTTGGGCGGTCGAAGAGCGAGAGCAGCGCGTGCTGGGGGGCTTCGATCGTCGTACCGGTGAGTTGCTGTGGCAGCAGGTCGTGGTCACGGCGCCGCTGGAAGACAAGCACGGCTTGAACAGCTACGCCTCGAGCACGCCGGCCACCGACGGCGAGCTGCTTTATGTCGCCTTCCTCGACCGCGATTCCATGCTTGTCGCGGCCTACGACTTCGACGGCCGGCAGCAATGGCTCGTGCGGCCGGGGCCCTTTGCCAGCAAGCACGGCTTCTGCAGTTGCCCCGTCTTGTTCGAGGACCTGGTCATCGTTAATGGCGATCACGATGGCGAGTCCTATGTCGTCGCGCTCGACCGCGCGACGGGCGAAACCCGCTGGAAGATCGATCGTGCGAACCATACACGCAGCTACTCGACCCCCTTGGTGCGCGAGATCGACGGCCGCACGCAGATGATTCTCTCGGGCAACAAGTGCGTCGCCAGCTACGACCCGCGCGATGGTCGCCAGCACTGGATCATCGATGGCCCGACCGAGCAGTTCGTCGCCACCTGCGTCTACGGCGAAGGGTTGATCTTCATGACGTGCGGCTTTCCCGACTATCATATTCTGGCCATCCGTCCCGATGGCGAAGGGAACGTGACCGATTCGCACATTGCCTGGCGCGAGACGAAGGGGGCCTCGTACGTGCCTTCTCCCATCTTTGCCGGCAGCCACTTTCTGCTCACCGCCGATGGTGGCGTGGCGAGCTGCTTTCAGGCCACCAGCGGAGATCGCGTGTGGATGAAACGGCTCGGTTCGCATTACAGTGGCTCGCCCGTGACGGCGGGCGGACTGGTTTACTTCACGGACGACGAAGGGATCACGAAAGTCATTCGCCCCGGCGCCGAACTGGAGGTCGTGGCCGAGAACTCGCTGGGCGAGTCGTGCTATTCCTCGCCCGCCATCAGCCAGGGCAACCTCTTCATCCGCGGCGAAAAGCATCTCTATTGCATCGGCCCGCGGCCGCAGTGATTTTCCACTACGGATGTCGAATCCACGGTGCCATGCCCTCGCGACGAAGTCGGGTGGGCATGCTGGTCCGGCGCGTCAGGCAGCCAGCGCGGTGGCCGAAAATCAACGGCGCAACAAGCCTCGCACCCGTGTACAGTAGTAGTCGGTCTATCGCTCAATGTCAGGCACGGAGTAGGTGGCTCTCCGAAAAATGCGACCCAGAAGACCATCCCTCAAGCTGACATTCATCGATAGATCGACTACTACATGTATCGCCGGCCCGCAAGACCGACTCGTAGGTCAGGTAGCCCCCTACCTGACAAGAGCGAAGGGGCAAGCTCAATCCCTTCGATGGAACTCAGCCAACACCGGGTGCCACTGGCTCTGCCAGTGCTCTGCCAAGTCGAGCAGCCGTATTCAAAATCTACAACGGCAGCCGCGCGCCAGGCTCGACTCGCACGATCGAAGAACCTCCTCACTTCAATTCACCAGACACTGGCAAAGCCAGTGGCACCCAGAGCCGAGCTCCGCTCGTCCGATCGAGTGTCAGGTACCCCCGTACCTGACACTTGTTCGACTCGGCCACGTCGAAGTGCTCGAGCATGCCATATGCAAAGTGGCACAGGCTGTCTAGCCTGTGCAGACGCTGCGAGTGGTGCGCGAACCAGCGCCTCCGAACGAGGCCACCAATACCCGCTTGAGAAGCACGATCACCCAGCCTGGTCCTCGATACGCAAGTGCCCACCACCGCACCGCTTGCAACGAATCCGCTGCTCCTGGGGCGACCGAGTGGTCCGAGTGG belongs to Pirellulales bacterium and includes:
- a CDS encoding PQQ-binding-like beta-propeller repeat protein yields the protein MYRHQKIVLLAIILTAAIDVSPSCAEDWPGWRGPRGDGSSLETNVPTHWNATENIAWKVPLPGTGHASPVIWQDRLFLVWAVEEREQRVLGGFDRRTGELLWQQVVVTAPLEDKHGLNSYASSTPATDGELLYVAFLDRDSMLVAAYDFDGRQQWLVRPGPFASKHGFCSCPVLFEDLVIVNGDHDGESYVVALDRATGETRWKIDRANHTRSYSTPLVREIDGRTQMILSGNKCVASYDPRDGRQHWIIDGPTEQFVATCVYGEGLIFMTCGFPDYHILAIRPDGEGNVTDSHIAWRETKGASYVPSPIFAGSHFLLTADGGVASCFQATSGDRVWMKRLGSHYSGSPVTAGGLVYFTDDEGITKVIRPGAELEVVAENSLGESCYSSPAISQGNLFIRGEKHLYCIGPRPQ